A segment of the Gossypium hirsutum isolate 1008001.06 chromosome D10, Gossypium_hirsutum_v2.1, whole genome shotgun sequence genome:
AAAAAAAATCACTCGAGCGATGGAATACGTAATAAAATTCCATACGAACTCGAGGTTTAACACGGTCAGCGTAACACATGTACATCCCGTAACAACCCCGAGTTCGTAATCTCAATATCTGCAACCCCTTCATCTTCATCTATTCATTAATTTTCGAGCATTATCGTCACACGTCGGCGAATATATGATACTCTTTCGAATCCACAATAATAAGTCTTATACCTGTAACTGTGGCTGCAACAGACATGAGTGCAAAGAACCCAACATTTAACCAATGCCATGATTGTTGTAATGAACTCAATTTGTTCTTCTTCGCCATGAGGAACATGTGGTTAGCGAGGATGAATGTTAGAGGGAACGTGCTTAATGCTCCCGTTAGGCTCTCGAAATCTCCGAGGAATGGTAACATGGCCGATACTAGCGTGCTGATTGTAAGGTAGCTGCCTCGAGCTAAGATTCGAAAGGCTATGTTTTGTAGTTTCAACGCACTTCCAGTGATCCCAAACTTAGTGTCTAAGTACTCGTAAGCTGGACTCGCGAATATCTACGGGAACAGAAGAGATAGTTAGGGTTGGGTTTCTTTTTTGATATTATGAACGGGTATATATAGACACTTACGTGTAAAGCGATGACGGATTGTAGGAAAGCGGAAATGTTTGCAGATGCCTTGACCCAAAGTGGACCGGTTGCACTGTTAAGTAAATATGTTGCCGTTGAAGATCCGTAAGCCCAGTAGCCGATGAAGGTAACGGCATACATCGGTACAACTCCAACAGAGAACTGAAAGTATAAAGCTTTCAACATGTTCTTCACCGCAGGCTGCCTCACCGTTGCCTGTTAAACAATGACTACAAATTAAACAATAATTTCATCGAATTTTGGGAATTCTCTCAAGCGGGATATAATCCAGCACCTACCTGTATTTCGGGAAGCATTCCGGTATTGAATGCAAAAACGAGATTTGCAGATGCCCCAATGGTTGAAAAAATCCGGCTGGTGGTTGATGTCCAATGTATGGTATAATCTCTAGGCGGAGCATTGAGTCCTACAACAGCAAAAGACTCGTTATTGCCATATAAACAGGGCAAAAACCATAAATTTTGACCAACAATATCAGACAAAGTGAAAAACAGAACGAACATCAGGGCTCCAAATGAGACTCGACTGATTAACACGAGATAAGTGGTGGCCAACATTATCAAACTGAAGGCAGGCAAATATCGAGCCAGTTTTATACGTATAATTGCATATGCGTATGAAGCTCAAATATTAAGCCTTCCATGCAAAAAACAAAAACACGAAAAATACGAAAAATGTTAGAAATTACCATCCTTAGTTGCCAGCACGCACGCCACAATGATATATATCAGGCTGAGAACCGTTGAACATCCAAGCCATATTCTTAGAGACGAGAGATGGGGTGTCGAAATGGCAAACAAAATACACACAACTCCTTCTATGGCAATAAAGTGCGGAAGCTTTAAAGTATGTTCCTCGTTGAAAAGTACATAAAAAGCCTGCGTTGCATAGCAGTATGTGACCGATTCCCGACAAAACTTTGAGcaattataactaaaatataactacaGGGTCTTACCTTTAAAGCGGAACCACCCAAAATGAGATACCCGATATTGATCATGAACAGATTGACATATTGTAATGCCCACGTAATATAATAAGCTTCCCTACCTATTGAAAACGAGACAATAATCAAACAACGTATAACGACAACATTAATGTTCATTAACATTAATTAAGGCTCGTACCATATATTTGTCCTGCGAGATCTCGGTATCTGATATGCCTCTTcccgtcaaattcatgaagcttgGCAACAAGCATGTTTGCGTATAATGATATCGCGGTGGCTAAAAGCAAACCAACTACGCCTCCGACCCAACCAAGGGGGACCATGATGGTTCCAGAATATCCCAAGACAAATACACTGTTGATTCCAGTGGTTAAGACAAAACCAGCTTGGAACCATGAATCTGAAAAACTCACCAAAAAAGTTCAAATGAGCTCAAATGGCAAATCAAGCTTAATCAGATCAAAACTCACTCGAGAAGACAATCAAGAACTTGATTCCAACAAAGTAGGCAtcttttaagataaaaaaaagtgATGATTTGGTAACATTTGCAGCAGTAAATACAACACAATAAGGGAAAGAACAAATATCAAAGAAAATAAGGGCTCTATACATTGCATTTTGCCCTCTCTActtaaaaatgggcaaattagtccctctagATCAAAGGACAAATTGGTCAAGACCGGTTTGCTCATTGATCTAATGTATACGGATTATTTTGCTAAAAAACAAGTgcttccatgatacttttacctggTCAGAACTCAGAAGACCCAAAAATAGTATGAAACAGGCTCTAAACAAAGGAAAGATGAAATTTTGCAGTAGCAAACACAACACGATAAGGGAAAGTACACGAAAAAGTGTAGAAATTCAACAAAACATGCAATAAAAGACCATGGAAAAATAACACAACGAACTATTTGGACTGTACAAAAACCATTACCATAAC
Coding sequences within it:
- the LOC107935476 gene encoding proline transporter 2, with protein sequence MVADNGDEPDDDNNKLTLHVPETSHQISTDSWFQAGFVLTTGINSVFVLGYSGTIMVPLGWVGGVVGLLLATAISLYANMLVAKLHEFDGKRHIRYRDLAGQIYGREAYYITWALQYVNLFMINIGYLILGGSALKAFYVLFNEEHTLKLPHFIAIEGVVCILFAISTPHLSSLRIWLGCSTVLSLIYIIVACVLATKDGLNAPPRDYTIHWTSTTSRIFSTIGASANLVFAFNTGMLPEIQATVRQPAVKNMLKALYFQFSVGVVPMYAVTFIGYWAYGSSTATYLLNSATGPLWVKASANISAFLQSVIALHIFASPAYEYLDTKFGITGSALKLQNIAFRILARGSYLTISTLVSAMLPFLGDFESLTGALSTFPLTFILANHMFLMAKKNKLSSLQQSWHWLNVGFFALMSVAATVTGIRLIIVDSKEYHIFADV